Proteins encoded within one genomic window of Streptomyces taklimakanensis:
- a CDS encoding lycopene cyclase family protein produces MTDADVVVVGAGAAGLSLVEHLSTAGLPREYGIVVVEPPPGPGRSPDRTWCFWEDEAPDGGEPADSDGLAGLVTASWGRLVVRAPDGGTAGGASPRRYRMVRSPDFLRAADVRLSADPRVTRVRGTVTGIDDGPHGARVTGVGADGRPFAVTGRWVFDSRPPRRLPPARTTLLQHFRGWFVRTEEDRFDPGTAELMDLRTPQPRRGLSFAYVLPFSSREALVEYTEFAPSVLDDEGYEAALRHYTRRVRPLGALTVTGVEQGVIPMTDGRFPRRVGRSVFRIGTAGGATRPATGYTFATVRRQSARIAAALADGRVPSPPRPHARRHLAMDAALLRALATGRIDGAAFFADLFRRNPLPSVLRFLDGGSSPREEVAIGLRSPVWPMARSLVELPLVRRRPSAGGGPRGPVAPLRPPGAARPAGPLDPTRGKAPR; encoded by the coding sequence GTGACGGACGCGGACGTCGTCGTGGTCGGCGCGGGCGCGGCGGGCCTGTCGTTGGTCGAGCACCTGTCGACCGCCGGGCTGCCCCGGGAGTACGGCATCGTGGTGGTGGAGCCGCCCCCGGGCCCCGGGCGCAGCCCCGACCGCACCTGGTGCTTCTGGGAGGACGAGGCTCCGGACGGCGGCGAGCCCGCCGACTCCGACGGGCTCGCCGGGCTGGTCACCGCCTCCTGGGGACGGCTGGTGGTGCGCGCCCCCGACGGGGGCACCGCAGGCGGTGCCTCCCCCCGGCGTTACCGGATGGTTCGTTCCCCCGACTTCCTCCGCGCGGCCGACGTCCGACTGTCCGCGGATCCGCGGGTGACCCGGGTCCGGGGCACCGTGACCGGGATCGACGACGGTCCGCACGGCGCGCGGGTGACCGGTGTCGGCGCCGACGGACGGCCCTTCGCCGTGACCGGTCGCTGGGTCTTCGACTCCCGCCCGCCGAGGAGGCTGCCACCCGCCCGCACCACCTTGCTCCAACACTTCCGGGGCTGGTTCGTGCGCACCGAGGAGGACCGGTTCGACCCGGGGACGGCCGAACTGATGGATCTGCGCACCCCCCAGCCCCGGCGCGGCCTCTCCTTCGCCTACGTGCTGCCGTTCTCGTCACGCGAGGCCCTGGTGGAGTACACCGAGTTCGCGCCCTCCGTCCTGGACGACGAGGGCTACGAGGCGGCTCTGCGGCACTACACGCGGCGGGTGCGGCCGTTGGGCGCCCTCACCGTCACCGGTGTCGAGCAGGGCGTCATCCCCATGACCGACGGACGCTTCCCACGCCGGGTCGGGAGGTCGGTGTTCCGCATCGGCACGGCCGGTGGCGCGACCCGTCCCGCCACCGGCTACACCTTCGCCACGGTCCGACGCCAGAGCGCCCGGATCGCCGCCGCGTTGGCCGACGGCCGCGTCCCGTCGCCGCCCCGGCCCCACGCCCGCCGTCACCTGGCCATGGACGCCGCCCTGCTGCGCGCCCTGGCCACCGGCCGGATCGACGGGGCGGCGTTCTTCGCCGACCTCTTCCGCCGCAACCCCCTCCCCAGCGTGCTGCGTTTCCTCGACGGAGGCTCCTCCCCGCGCGAGGAGGTGGCGATCGGGCTGCGCTCCCCCGTGTGGCCGATGGCCCGTTCCCTGGTCGAACTCCCCCTGGTGCGCCGTCGGCCGTCCGCCGGCGGCGGCCCGCGCGGGCCCGTGGCCCCTCTCCGGCCTCCCGGCGCCGCCCGTCCCGCCGGTCCCCTCGACCCCACCCGTGGAAAGGCCCCCCGTTGA
- a CDS encoding FAD-dependent oxidoreductase: MRFPYPLPFRFPRPAGFDGRPRLARDRRAVHRPAPAGAPAVSGRVRAAVVGGGIAGLTAATALAERGVAVDLMERHDVLGGRVAGWPTRLADGTTVTMSRGFHAFFRQYYNLRNLLRRVDPDLSMLTPLPDYPLWHGDGARDGFARVPRTPPWSVLGFTALSPTFTPSGLAGMAPRAALPLVDVRVPDVHERLDGVGAADFLDSVGFPEAARHLAFEVFSRSFFADPRELSAAELALMFHIYFLGSAEGLLFDVPNEPFPTALWDPLARRLERLGVAVRTGTAVRAVRPERDGFTVVSGDGGSGSGAGGERAERYDAVVLALDGAGLRDLVEGSPGLGGPGWRAAVARLREAPPFLVSRYWLDRPVAPDRPGFLGTGGYGPLDNVSVLERWEGEAARWAARTGGSVVELHAYAVAPGADRDAVRRRLVAELARVYPETADACVVDERHEWRRDCPLFATGTWRDRPGVRTGHPRLVLAGDLVRTPLPVALMERAATTGFQAANALLATWGVRGHPLLTVPLRGRSAPLRLLAAAWGRPPSPADTRAFRGVAGVR, encoded by the coding sequence TTGAGGTTCCCGTACCCGCTTCCGTTCCGCTTCCCGCGCCCCGCGGGGTTCGACGGCCGTCCCCGGCTCGCCCGCGACCGCCGTGCCGTCCACCGGCCCGCCCCCGCCGGCGCGCCGGCGGTCTCCGGCCGGGTGCGTGCCGCCGTGGTGGGCGGCGGCATCGCCGGTCTCACCGCCGCCACCGCGCTGGCCGAACGCGGTGTGGCGGTGGACCTGATGGAACGCCACGACGTCCTGGGCGGACGCGTCGCCGGTTGGCCCACGCGGCTCGCCGACGGCACGACCGTCACCATGAGCCGTGGTTTCCACGCCTTCTTCCGGCAGTACTACAACCTGCGGAACCTGCTGCGCCGTGTCGATCCGGACCTGTCGATGCTCACACCGCTGCCCGACTATCCGCTCTGGCACGGCGACGGCGCACGGGACGGTTTCGCCCGCGTTCCGCGGACCCCGCCGTGGAGCGTCCTGGGCTTCACGGCGCTCAGCCCGACGTTCACCCCCTCGGGGCTGGCGGGGATGGCCCCCCGCGCGGCGCTGCCCCTGGTGGACGTGCGGGTCCCGGACGTCCACGAACGGCTCGACGGCGTCGGTGCCGCCGACTTCCTGGACTCCGTGGGCTTCCCGGAAGCGGCCCGGCACCTGGCCTTCGAGGTGTTCTCCCGCAGTTTCTTCGCCGATCCGCGCGAGCTGTCGGCCGCCGAGCTGGCGCTGATGTTCCACATCTACTTCCTGGGCTCGGCCGAGGGACTGCTCTTCGACGTGCCGAACGAGCCGTTCCCCACCGCCCTGTGGGATCCGTTGGCCCGGCGGCTGGAGCGGCTGGGCGTCGCCGTCCGCACCGGCACCGCCGTGCGGGCGGTGCGTCCGGAGCGGGACGGCTTCACCGTCGTCTCCGGTGACGGCGGCAGCGGGTCGGGGGCGGGCGGCGAGCGGGCCGAGCGCTACGACGCGGTCGTGCTCGCCCTGGACGGTGCGGGGCTGCGGGACCTGGTCGAGGGCTCCCCGGGCCTGGGCGGCCCCGGTTGGCGGGCGGCGGTGGCCCGGCTGCGGGAGGCCCCGCCGTTCCTGGTCTCCCGCTACTGGCTGGACCGCCCCGTGGCCCCCGACCGTCCCGGTTTCCTGGGCACCGGCGGCTACGGGCCGCTGGACAACGTCAGCGTCCTGGAACGCTGGGAGGGCGAGGCCGCCCGCTGGGCCGCGCGGACGGGCGGCAGCGTGGTCGAACTGCACGCCTACGCCGTCGCTCCCGGGGCCGACCGCGACGCCGTGCGGCGACGTCTGGTGGCCGAGCTCGCCCGCGTCTATCCGGAGACGGCCGACGCCTGTGTCGTCGACGAACGGCACGAGTGGCGGCGGGACTGCCCGCTGTTCGCCACCGGCACCTGGCGGGACCGCCCCGGGGTGCGCACCGGTCACCCCCGCCTCGTGCTCGCCGGCGACCTGGTGCGCACCCCGCTGCCGGTCGCGCTGATGGAACGGGCGGCCACCACCGGCTTCCAGGCGGCCAACGCCCTGTTGGCCACGTGGGGGGTGCGCGGGCACCCCCTGTTGACGGTGCCGCTCAGGGGGCGTTCGGCCCCGCTGCGCCTGCTGGCCGCGGCCTGGGGACGCCCTCCCTCCCCGGCGGACACCCGGGCCTTCCGGGGCGTCGCGGGAGTTCGGTGA
- a CDS encoding STAS domain-containing protein gives MTPAQRPSFSLTVETAPRAVRLLVAGDLDYDTSEALVEAARRYLAPGAGAEAPDDLHLDLAGARSCDSTGLSALLRVHRLAGDHGARFHLDRRPPFLERLLDITGTLTHLTSPVEGDGGAEDRSGDG, from the coding sequence ATGACCCCCGCCCAGCGCCCGTCCTTCAGCCTCACCGTCGAGACCGCTCCCCGAGCGGTCCGCCTCCTCGTCGCCGGCGACCTGGACTACGACACCTCCGAAGCCCTGGTGGAGGCCGCGCGGCGGTACCTGGCCCCGGGAGCGGGGGCGGAAGCGCCCGACGACCTCCACCTCGACCTGGCCGGAGCGAGATCCTGCGACTCCACCGGACTGTCCGCCCTGCTGCGGGTCCACCGTCTCGCGGGCGACCACGGCGCCCGGTTCCACCTCGACCGTCGGCCGCCGTTCCTGGAACGGCTGCTCGACATCACCGGCACCCTCACCCACCTCACCTCTCCCGTCGAAGGGGACGGTGGGGCCGAGGACCGGTCGGGCGACGGCTGA
- a CDS encoding endonuclease translates to MSRSRASRRSVAGGIGLAAAALLAVAAPVPVSAAPAPADAPTAPVSAASEDYYAPAQGKTGEALKAALHDIIDNQTKLSYRQVWDALGDTDEDPANPDNVILLYTGRSQAKSEHGGNLGDWNREHVWAKSHGDFGTVTGPGTDLHHLRPTDVRINSIRGNKDFDNGGDPVSGAPGNHTDGDSFEPRDAVKGDVARMILYMAVRYEGDDGFADLEPNDRVGNGSAPYHGRLDVLKQWHRQDPPDSFERNRNEVIHRHYQHNRNPFIDHPEWVEAIW, encoded by the coding sequence ATGTCCCGTTCCCGCGCTTCCCGACGCTCCGTGGCCGGAGGCATAGGACTGGCCGCGGCGGCACTGCTGGCCGTGGCCGCCCCCGTCCCCGTGTCGGCCGCTCCGGCCCCCGCCGACGCTCCCACCGCTCCCGTCTCCGCCGCGTCGGAGGACTACTACGCCCCCGCGCAGGGGAAGACCGGTGAGGCGTTGAAGGCGGCCCTGCACGACATCATCGACAACCAGACCAAGCTCTCCTACCGCCAGGTGTGGGACGCCCTCGGCGACACCGACGAGGACCCCGCCAACCCGGACAACGTGATCCTGCTGTACACCGGGCGATCGCAGGCGAAGTCCGAGCACGGCGGGAACCTGGGCGACTGGAACCGCGAACACGTCTGGGCCAAGTCGCACGGGGACTTCGGCACCGTCACCGGACCCGGCACCGACCTGCACCACCTGCGCCCCACGGACGTCCGGATCAACAGCATTCGCGGCAACAAGGACTTCGACAACGGCGGCGACCCGGTCTCCGGCGCCCCCGGCAACCACACCGACGGCGACAGCTTCGAGCCCCGTGACGCGGTCAAGGGAGACGTCGCCCGCATGATCCTCTACATGGCCGTGCGCTACGAGGGCGACGACGGATTCGCCGACCTGGAGCCCAACGACCGGGTGGGCAACGGCTCCGCCCCGTACCACGGTCGTCTCGACGTTCTGAAGCAGTGGCACCGGCAGGACCCGCCGGACTCCTTCGAGCGGAACCGCAACGAGGTCATCCACCGCCACTACCAGCACAACCGGAACCCGTTCATCGACCACCCGGAGTGGGTCGAGGCCATCTGGTGA
- a CDS encoding RICIN domain-containing protein, translating into MSRLRLRSLLLALCLALAGTLTTAGTGQAAPVTVDNGVRFTDTSGDPLHAHGGGVLKVGSYYYWFGEHRNADNTFRAVSAYRSTNLRDWEFRRHVLTQRSDPELAVANIERPKVMYNRRTGRFVMWIHKENGRDYGEARAAVATSSTVDGDYTWHGSFRPLGHMSRDITVFADTDGTGYLASAARDNYDLHIYRLTDDYTRVASLVANPWPGGHREAPALFERDGVYFMLTSGATGWSPNQQKYATATSLAGPWSEMRNVGDSTAYGSQTAFVLPVRGSRTTSYLYLGDRWGNSFGGTVNDSRYVWLPLSFPSPTSMTMDWYPQLAIDAEAGTVTGSGGPYETLTARHSGRCLDVRDRSLAEGVEVVQYDCNGGGNQRFWFRDAGDGTVRLAARHSSMCLGVRGASTFDGAVLEQQWCDDGAHQRWRVEDAGDGHVRLRAAHSGRCLDVLDESTANMGRVAQWSCTGGANQQWRRAS; encoded by the coding sequence ATGAGCCGATTACGTCTCCGGTCCCTCCTGCTCGCCCTCTGCCTGGCCCTGGCCGGCACCCTCACCACCGCCGGCACCGGGCAGGCCGCGCCCGTGACCGTCGACAACGGCGTCCGGTTCACCGACACCTCCGGCGATCCGCTGCACGCGCACGGCGGCGGCGTCCTCAAGGTGGGCTCGTACTACTACTGGTTCGGCGAGCACCGCAACGCCGACAACACCTTCCGGGCCGTCTCCGCCTACCGCTCCACGAACCTGCGCGACTGGGAGTTCCGCCGCCACGTGCTGACCCAGCGGAGCGACCCCGAACTGGCCGTCGCCAACATCGAGCGCCCCAAGGTGATGTACAACCGACGCACCGGGCGGTTCGTGATGTGGATACACAAGGAGAACGGCCGCGACTACGGCGAGGCCCGCGCCGCCGTGGCCACCTCGTCCACCGTCGACGGCGACTACACCTGGCACGGCTCCTTCCGGCCGCTGGGCCACATGTCCCGCGACATCACCGTCTTCGCCGACACCGACGGCACCGGCTACCTGGCCTCCGCCGCCCGGGACAACTACGACCTGCACATCTACCGGCTCACCGACGACTACACGCGGGTCGCCTCGCTGGTGGCCAACCCCTGGCCGGGCGGCCACCGCGAGGCCCCGGCCCTGTTCGAGCGGGACGGCGTGTACTTCATGCTGACCTCCGGCGCCACCGGCTGGTCCCCCAACCAGCAGAAGTACGCCACCGCCACCTCGCTCGCGGGCCCGTGGAGCGAGATGCGGAACGTCGGCGACTCCACCGCCTACGGCTCGCAGACCGCCTTCGTCCTGCCGGTGCGGGGCAGCCGCACGACCTCCTACCTGTACCTGGGCGACCGGTGGGGCAACTCCTTCGGCGGCACCGTCAACGACTCGCGCTACGTCTGGCTGCCGCTGTCCTTCCCCTCCCCCACCAGCATGACCATGGACTGGTATCCGCAGCTCGCCATCGACGCCGAGGCGGGCACGGTCACCGGCTCCGGCGGTCCGTACGAGACGCTGACCGCCCGGCACAGCGGCAGGTGCCTGGACGTGCGGGACCGATCCCTGGCCGAGGGCGTCGAGGTCGTCCAGTACGACTGCAACGGCGGCGGCAACCAGCGGTTCTGGTTCCGGGACGCCGGCGACGGGACGGTGCGTCTGGCGGCCCGGCACAGCTCGATGTGCCTGGGCGTGCGCGGCGCGTCGACCTTCGACGGCGCGGTGCTGGAACAGCAGTGGTGCGACGACGGCGCGCACCAGCGGTGGCGCGTGGAGGACGCGGGCGACGGCCACGTCCGGCTCCGCGCGGCGCACAGCGGCAGGTGCCTGGACGTGCTCGACGAATCGACGGCGAACATGGGTCGTGTCGCCCAGTGGTCCTGTACGGGCGGCGCCAACCAGCAGTGGCGGCGGGCCTCCTGA
- a CDS encoding methyltransferase domain-containing protein produces the protein MTSSELWTRAAADRYDAEETEMFSAAVLGPTLDFLAELAGDGRALEFAIGTGRVGVPLRERGVPVVGIELSEHMAAVLRRKVDESTLPVVIGDMATTVVPGEFSLVYLVYNTITNLLTQDEQVECFRNAARHLEPGGRFVVELAVPPLRFLPPGQVAVPFDVSERHLGFDTFDLVEQILVSHHFTRDGDDGRYRRGNSRHRYAWPAELDLMARIAGLEPERRVADWDGAPFTQDSTEHISVWRKPT, from the coding sequence GTGACGAGCAGTGAACTGTGGACCCGCGCGGCCGCCGACCGCTATGACGCCGAAGAGACCGAGATGTTCTCGGCTGCCGTTCTCGGACCGACTCTCGACTTCCTCGCCGAGCTCGCCGGAGACGGCCGGGCGCTGGAGTTCGCCATCGGAACCGGACGCGTGGGCGTCCCGCTCCGGGAACGCGGCGTGCCGGTGGTGGGCATCGAACTGTCCGAGCACATGGCGGCGGTTCTGCGGCGCAAGGTCGACGAGAGCACGCTTCCGGTGGTCATCGGGGACATGGCCACCACCGTGGTTCCCGGCGAGTTCAGCCTGGTCTATCTCGTCTACAACACCATCACGAACCTGCTCACACAGGACGAGCAGGTCGAGTGCTTCCGCAACGCCGCACGTCATCTGGAGCCCGGTGGCCGATTCGTCGTCGAGCTGGCCGTGCCGCCGCTGCGGTTCCTGCCGCCCGGCCAGGTCGCGGTGCCGTTCGACGTCTCCGAGCGGCATCTCGGCTTCGACACCTTCGACCTGGTGGAGCAGATCCTCGTCTCGCACCACTTCACCCGCGACGGTGACGACGGCCGCTACCGTCGCGGCAACTCCCGTCACCGGTACGCCTGGCCGGCGGAGCTCGACCTGATGGCCCGGATCGCCGGGCTCGAACCGGAACGTCGCGTCGCGGACTGGGACGGGGCGCCGTTCACCCAGGACTCCACGGAGCACATCTCCGTGTGGCGCAAGCCCACCTGA
- a CDS encoding aminotransferase class I/II-fold pyridoxal phosphate-dependent enzyme: MEDYRRIADGVAADIASGRRRPGDRLPTQREFARLHGIANSTAARVYRELARRGLTTGEVGRGTFVRAAPRPSRTATAEPADDGVDLELNHPVVPEQSALLAAGIVPLLRPGVLESASRPVGVAGTPAARNTAAALLTRGGWRPEADRVLFAGNGRQAIAAAIAALVPAGGRLGVEELTYPVLRSVATRLGVEIVPLAVDEAGVVPEAVAAAHRTAPLRAVYVQPVVHNPLGLVMPERRREELADVLGRLGVDVVEDAVWGFLRDDLPPLAALLPERTVLVDSLSKRLAPGLTVGYAVAPRALVPAVAEALRSGGWGPARFALEAATRWSADDAVGRVVHAKRRDAAGRREIAARRLHGFTVRGDPLSYFCWWELPSPWRADAFVAAAARHDIAVTPAAAFAADTGRAPRAVRLALASPPVDVLDRALTTLAALARSTPRDAPAG, encoded by the coding sequence GTGGAGGACTACCGGCGGATCGCCGACGGGGTGGCGGCGGACATCGCCTCGGGGCGGCGCAGACCGGGCGACCGCCTCCCGACGCAACGGGAGTTCGCCCGGCTCCACGGCATCGCCAACTCGACGGCGGCGCGCGTCTACCGCGAGTTGGCCCGCCGCGGCCTGACGACCGGCGAGGTCGGCCGGGGCACCTTCGTCCGGGCCGCCCCGCGGCCGTCGAGGACGGCGACGGCCGAACCGGCCGATGACGGGGTCGATCTGGAACTCAACCACCCGGTGGTGCCCGAGCAGTCCGCGCTTCTCGCCGCCGGGATCGTTCCGTTGCTGCGCCCCGGTGTCCTGGAGTCCGCCTCGCGCCCCGTCGGCGTCGCCGGCACGCCCGCGGCCCGGAACACCGCCGCCGCCCTCCTGACCCGCGGCGGTTGGCGCCCGGAGGCGGATCGGGTGCTGTTCGCCGGCAACGGTCGCCAGGCCATCGCGGCGGCGATCGCCGCGCTGGTCCCGGCCGGTGGACGGCTGGGCGTCGAGGAGTTGACCTACCCGGTGCTGCGGTCCGTCGCGACGCGACTCGGGGTGGAGATCGTCCCGCTCGCGGTGGACGAGGCCGGAGTGGTGCCCGAGGCCGTCGCCGCCGCCCACCGCACCGCGCCGCTGCGAGCCGTCTACGTGCAGCCGGTCGTGCACAACCCGTTGGGCCTGGTGATGCCCGAGCGGCGCCGGGAGGAACTGGCCGACGTGCTCGGCCGGCTGGGGGTGGACGTGGTCGAGGACGCCGTCTGGGGTTTCCTCCGCGACGACCTGCCGCCGCTGGCCGCCCTGCTCCCCGAGCGGACGGTCCTGGTGGACAGCCTCTCCAAGCGGCTGGCCCCCGGCCTGACGGTGGGGTACGCCGTCGCCCCCCGCGCACTGGTGCCCGCCGTCGCCGAGGCACTGCGCTCCGGGGGGTGGGGGCCCGCGCGGTTCGCCCTGGAGGCGGCGACCCGCTGGTCGGCCGACGACGCCGTGGGGCGGGTCGTCCACGCCAAGCGGCGGGACGCCGCCGGCCGCCGGGAGATCGCCGCCCGACGGTTGCACGGCTTCACCGTGCGCGGTGATCCGCTGTCGTACTTCTGTTGGTGGGAGCTGCCGTCGCCGTGGCGCGCCGACGCGTTCGTCGCCGCGGCGGCTCGCCACGACATCGCGGTCACCCCGGCGGCGGCCTTCGCCGCCGACACCGGACGCGCCCCGCGCGCGGTGCGCCTGGCGCTGGCGTCGCCGCCCGTGGACGTCCTGGACCGGGCGTTGACCACCCTCGCCGCGCTCGCCCGCTCCACACCGCGGGACGCGCCCGCCGGATGA
- a CDS encoding LysE family translocator has translation MLGAGEVLGVAAISLGMVLTPGPNMIYLVSRSITQGRRAGIVSLGGVALGFLVYLSAANLGLSVVFLAVPGLYAAVKFAGAGYLAWLAWQALRPGGTSLFATREVPHDPPRRLFAMGLVTNLLNPKIAIMYLSLIPQFVDPRGGHVLVRGIALGAVQIVVSVVVNLAIVLAAGTIAAFLARHPSWLRVQRYVMGSVLGALAVSLAVDNSRPTRTV, from the coding sequence ATGCTCGGAGCGGGTGAGGTGCTCGGCGTCGCCGCGATCTCCCTGGGAATGGTCCTCACCCCCGGGCCGAACATGATCTACCTGGTGTCCCGGAGCATCACCCAGGGACGCCGTGCCGGAATCGTCTCCCTCGGCGGGGTCGCCCTCGGCTTCCTGGTCTACCTGTCGGCCGCGAACCTCGGCCTGTCGGTGGTCTTCCTGGCCGTGCCCGGACTGTACGCCGCGGTCAAGTTCGCCGGCGCCGGATACCTGGCCTGGCTCGCCTGGCAGGCGCTCCGCCCCGGCGGGACCTCCCTCTTCGCCACGCGCGAGGTCCCGCACGATCCGCCGCGCCGGCTCTTCGCCATGGGACTGGTGACCAATCTGCTCAACCCCAAGATCGCCATCATGTACCTCTCGCTCATACCGCAGTTCGTCGACCCGCGGGGCGGCCACGTCCTCGTCCGGGGGATCGCCCTCGGCGCGGTGCAGATCGTCGTGAGCGTGGTCGTGAACCTGGCGATCGTCCTGGCCGCCGGGACCATCGCCGCCTTCCTGGCCCGGCACCCCTCCTGGCTCCGCGTGCAGCGGTACGTCATGGGGTCCGTCCTCGGCGCGCTGGCCGTCTCCCTGGCGGTCGACAACAGCCG